Genomic DNA from Setaria italica strain Yugu1 chromosome V, Setaria_italica_v2.0, whole genome shotgun sequence:
CGGCGAgcggcgctccctccctccctcgtggCCTCCACCGCTGCCAGCAGAGCGGaaagccgcggcggcggcgcgggggccggcAGTTGCGAGGGGTCCGGCGGCGTGGGGGGGGGCGACCGTGGGAAGCAGCGGCGACAGAGCGAGGGGCGGCTGCGCGGGGGGCTGGCAGCGGCCAGcagcggcggtgcggggggcTGACCGAGGCAagtagcggcggcggctgctgcggtaCGGGGGGCCAGCATAGTGGTGCACAGGGAGCAGGCCGCGAGGGCCCGCCATGCCTCGGGCCGGCCCATCGCCTGCCGTGCCTCAGGTCGACCCGTAGCCTTTCGGCCCCGTGCTTGGGCTGCCGACACAGCCCGTGGGCAGGCACGGCACGGTGGCGCCGTAGTATGGGGCCAAGCCCCGCACGAAAATGGTCAGGCCTTGCCGGGCCCGTGCCAGACCGGGCCGAGTGGCTCGAATGGACATGGTTACTATCCATTTTTCTCTCCATTTGACTCTATTTCACTCTATATCCAAGTTGATAAGAAGATTATCTTCATATTGAGTTGTTCATTCCAACAAACTATCAATTTCTCACTCTCTGAATTCTAATAACTAGGTTCCTCTTTAAAATCTACACTCTCCATTCACTCTAACAGCCTCTCCATTTCGCACTACAAcaaattttttattttgcacTCTCCATTTTGTGGGCGGGATCCACACTTAGCAAGACAAACTTGCTTATCAAGTATAGAGAGTGTGGGGGAGAATTTAGCAAGTCGGATGGGATGGCCATGTGGATAGCAAGTCTTTGGATTGTAATTTTCTAGAAGACTTGTCAAATTGTGTTTGGCTTGTAGAGTGGTACCACAATTCTGTTGAAGATTGCTCAAGACGGCAAATACTGGACTGGACCAGTGGGGGAGGATTCGTTTAAAGACAAACCATGCTGCTTGACGTAGCATCGAGCTTGTTGTCTtcttctcccttttttttctttgtcgcCACATGTAAGCATGAAACTGCTGCTTCTACGCCAAGAAGCATAAGTGCATAACGGCATATCTAATACTTTGTTTTGGTGGGTGGGATACGATACGACAGACTATAGTGGTTTCCGTTGCATGCAGCAGAAAATGAGTTGATTAGTCCCTTGTGGTGGACCTTGCTTGCCTGTGGTCGAGCCGcgttaggccttgtttagtttccaATTTGGAAGTGGTAAAATTgatattttaccataaatgcgcaactgtagcgtttcgtttgtatttgtgaattattatccaaatattgactaattaggctcaaaagattcatctcgcaaagtacaacaaaactgtgcaattagtttttgattttgtctacatttattactccatacatgtaccacaattttgatgtgatggggaatcttctttttgcatagtgtcaaagttgagaGTTTGAAGGGAACTAAACATGCCTTATTCTTCTCAGTGGCAGTCTGGCAGATGGTGCGGCCGTCGACGGATTAGGTGCGTATTGGCGTCTTCGTCGCGTTTGGCTAGGATGCGGGCGGACTCGCATAGCCTTGGCTTGGGCTTCTTCACATTCCTTCTTGGTCCAGGTAAGAATGGGCTCCGCTCCCAAACTCTATGGACCTTATTAGTAGTGGGCTAGTACATCTACGCTCCTGGAGACAAATTTGCAAAGGCCCACGGGCCTTTACCATCTCTACACGCTGCCCTCGGATCGTTAGCcttgttttttccccctttcttttggaaaaaagACGTTAGCCTTGTACTAACTGAGATGTTCGTCGCCATGGACTCTAGAACAGTTGCAGGTTGCAAACTTGACTAGGACGCAATAGCATCGTCAGAATTTCATGCAACCCTTCATGCCATGCCTGAACGGCTGAACCATATCGAATTATCAATGCTCTGACTTGTGGGTAAAATCGAGCGTTTTCTCCTCTTAATTTCCAATCTGTTTTCGCCGCGATGCTCGGAAATTCTTGCACCATGGTCCATCTTTTCTGTGACGTGACGTCACAACCGACACCCACCGCACTAGCAACAGACATCTGGACAaattagggggggggggggggggggggcgctctCCAGAAACGCGTGCATATACTTTGGAGTGGAAAGTCTGCTTCAGAAATCTGCACGGGGATTCCATCAACAGCAAAGGAGGGAGGAATATAAACTGCACTGCGCTAAAGATACGGTGATTCGGCCAAGAAAACTGCTGCGGCAGACAAGAACGGGTGAAAGACACTCGAGGGCTCCAAACTCTTTCGACTGATCATGACCCCTGATCCCGCCTCCAAGTTTTACTGTTACTTGGCCAAAAAACTGAAGAATTGGTCGTTAGAGTTCCCCTTTCATGTTCTTGCTTTGGCAGGGCTAGACCTGCATGTTGCACGTTCATGCAGTGGCACTCCATTCATTTccaagaggaaaagaaaagaaaaaaaatatccacTAAAAAGCACTGCATACATGGCCAAAAAGGAAAATCACTAATTCATAAAGGTATCCAGCATATGCATTGTACTGTCATTTATTGGAAGAAAAGCAGCACACAtggccaaaaaagaaaaaagaaacgaaaAAATTGCTTGCCTGCAGGCAAAGATAAGGGACACCCACACATCATACATGCCCCTGTCTATCCCTGGATTGGAAGGATATGGTAGGGTAGGGGATCACCAAATATGCTTGCTTCTACTTTCAAGTGGAAGGAAGAGAGGAAGATATTGTTGCCCACTTGTCTTTCCCAACCCAGCCCTGATGCATTATTCAATCAAGTACTACCCTCTTGGATTTGGAACTGCTCTCTTTCCCAGCCAGCCTTTTCACAAGTGCCCACAGGCCAGTCTGCATTGTGAAGCATGCACACCACACCATTCATCAGTtcagtgctgctgctggtggccaGTCCCCATCCTAGGCCTGCTTTCCCTTTGTACCCTCTTGCAGATGCTCCAAAGACCCTGCAATTTTCCTTGCATATCAGAGTGCCTGACATCACAACAAACCCTGCTGTTAATTGCAGGCTCTTGCTCAGTTGCAGTAATCTGCTTTCTTGATCCGTCACTTTTAAAGCCTTTGCTTCGGTGTCATGGATGCATGATTGGAATTTAGAGAAAGGGATTCCACTTTGAGCAGACTGGAGCTGCAGATGAGGAGTCAAGCAAAAGGCAGCGCCTCTAAATTGCCATGTCACCGACTAGCATCTTCTTTACATGATTCAGTTTCTGAGCGGTTGAACAATGTTGACTACTCACTCCCTTGCTTGTGAAGTGATCTAGGAAAGGAGGGTCTCATGAAACACATCGGCTTTATGCTTCTACTAATGGCAGATGGGAAGAAGATGATAGCTGCTTTTGTTTGCAGACCATTAAGTGAAGCTGTACTATACTATGCTTCTCTCTCTGAAAAAGGACGAGCCAAAATGACGTTTGGTAGGCTGTCTCATTGAGGTTTCATCACGCCCtcaagaaaggaaaaaggtaaTGGTTTGATCAGTTTGGGATTAACATATCGATCCGTCATTTGCACGCTATTGTCAAATCAAGGCACTGTAAATTACAACCCATTTTAGCACTGCAAGTCCATGGATGTCAATTGAGATCGTCGCTGTCAGTTAACATCGTCCAAAGGCCCAACCCTTTCACCTGCAGGAAAGATTGGGGCCGTTGCAACGAGACGCAGCACCGACACTCGGTTTCATCACAGCCTCCCAAACTAATCAGAGTTCAAACTTGACAATCACCATCAGAGGATCAGATCTACCATCGTAATTACGCGCATATTCTGACAGGGAAACTCATGAACAGCAGCTCTGTAGTATCTGTACTGTAGCAACCAGCCCGGCATCGGAGGTTTGGGTGCCGCATCAGCGCCGCCGACAGCCATCCGATCGGCATCAGACGGCCAACAGCTTCTCCCGAGCCGGCATCCCCATCTCCAAACTATTCTCGTCTTCTTTAATTGGCACGCCGGATTAAGGACGTCACGTCATCTTCGTCTACACCGCGCACTCGCGCAACCTCATCGTCACTGACCAAAAAGCTCCGACGAGCGAGGCGAGGATGCCGCCGTCCCTGCGGCCAGCAGCAGTCCTGCTGGTCGCGGCCGTGTGGCTGTGGtcggccgcctgcgccgcgggcgacgacggcgacatcACGTCGCTCCTGCCGCCGGGGACCGCGTCGCCTTTCCCGTTCTGCCCGGTGCGGCCGGCCGGGGTCTCCACGGGGCCGTTCCCCtggatgacgccgccgccgccgtcgacggcgacgtTCCCTCAGGACCCGGGCTTCCTCCCGTCAGGGGCGTGCCCTGCCAGCGCCAGCGGCGCGGTGGCATGGCTGCCGCTGCTCGCTGTGTTCTCTGCTTTCTTGCTGCCCTGGATGTATCGGTAGCTGCTCAGTTAAGAATTCAGATTCATGCCACGATGTCTGGAATTCTGGAAATGATGTTCTTTAGGCCTTCGTTTCAGACGTACATGTAGCTCCGAACAAATCTAGCAGAGGGGCCTTTCTCTTGTGTTTCTCCTTGCAGTAGTTCTGTAGCTTCATTCATGTAATTCTGGCGTCAGCAGATACAGCTGGAATCAAATAAAATTCCTTCTTGTTACGGTGTCTGAACTTGTAGTAACATCGCTGCATACTGTCATTTCATATCATCTTGTATGGAAGCTGTTGTTTCCCAAATCCCAGTGAGGGAAgctagaaacaaaaaagaatcaAAGGAGCACCAACCTAGCTTAAGATTATCCTCTTGTTATAATTGGTAAACATTGGACTTGCTAAGCGAATCTGATTGAGCTTTTGGCCATAAACCAGTACAAGTTTATTTCTCTCCCTACTTGTGGCTACGAGCTGCATACACTGAAATCAGGATGAACAGCACTCGAATGAAAAATGCAAGAACTTCATTTATCTGAAACacagtttttttaaaaaaaatctatgtTTTTGTTGCCAGCAGCTCTTCTCTCCGCTTTCAGATAAACAAATGAGtacccctccgttccaaattgtaagtcgttttggattttctagattcatagatattattatgcatctagacatacataaTATCTAGGTGCATGGCAAAAAGTATGTAtctaaaaaaccaaaacaacttacaatttggtgTGTGAGTAGTCAGCGTTCATCTGACCGTATCCGTGGCACAGTCACACAAAATTTTTCATGAGGAAAGCTACAATGCATATTAATTGTTATCTAGTCCAACGAAAGTGGATGAGTACAGTGACTGGTGTGATGTCGTATGGCTAGCCAGTGAGCTCTCCATTCTGGTCTCCGTCTCACCTCCCCTGCCAGTACAAAACAGTAATGACCACTAACCCTGCTTGATGCCTAGTCGTTTCCTGAATTTGACAATAATGCAACGCTGAAATGATAAACATACACGCTAAGCTAAAAAGTACTtcttccatttcaaattataggacATTTTTACTTTtctgtttgtatgcatctagacatacattatatttagatgcatacaatATCTATACATcgagaaaagtcaaaatgacctgcaatttgggacggaggcaTACGGAGTACTCGTCAAAACTAAAAACAAAAACATCTGGTAATGAACGGTATGTCCTTGGGGAAAAAATGGATCATGATCGAATAACTGAATCAGCTGCCAATTGTCAATCTGCGCGGCTGCCACGAGTATGCACCGTTACTGAAGGCGCAACGCAACAGCTCACCGAATCCCATCACTATCACAAgttaaaagaagaagaaaaacaaagaaacagCAAGAGAGTAGGCTCCAACGTTccgaagaggaagaaaaaagaatttgaGTCACCAAAGATCTCTAGTTTAGTTTAATCTAAACAACAACAACGACAACAATTCAAAACGTTTCTTCCGCTTTGCGATTTGGCGACCCGTGGGGGTCCATCTGAAGGGAATGGGTTCAAACAAATGCCGCAAAGGGAGAAAATATTCCAATCACTTTCAGAGATATCGACTAGAGAGGGAGAGATGGTAGAGCACCAGCACAGCGGCAATGGAGACGTTTTAAACACGTCTCCTTTCCGCGCACTAATTATTGCAGGGTTCCAGGCGCGTAGATACACTTAGGATTAGGCCGGAGTAGCTTGCTGTCACAGCGACAGATATGCTCTGCTTAGCTAGTAGAAAACACAGTGATCAGCGCTTGACACcgagaagaagataaagagaggaggagagacgaagacgacgacgacgacgacctccaCTCCGAAAGCTAAAGCGGAGGCCGACCATTATAACCACCACCCGAATTATATTCATCgagggaagaaaaaagaaaagggagcaCCGAGCCGAGctagaagaagagaagaaaagacGCAGCATCTACTCCACTGAGCGAGAGCAACCCCTGCAACAACGCACACAGACACAGAGCGCACAGGGTGTTGCGAGAGAAAAGTTTGTCCAGCTCGTGCCTTCTGCAAGGAGGGAGGAGTGATCGCGATCGGGTATCATGGCACGGCGGTCGCGGCCGTGCGGCATGCAGCTGGCGGTGGTGCTcgcgctcctcgtcgccggcgcggcggtggtggccgacgacgacgagaagTGCGGGAACCCGTGCGGCAACCCCTGCGGCGTGCCGTGCATCTAcgccagcccgccgccgccgccggcgcccgtgtactcgcccccgccggcgcccgtgtactcacccccgccggcgccggagtaCTACCCGCCGCCTACTCCGGAGAAGCCcggctgcccgccgccgccggaggggggaggaggagggtacAACCCGACGCCGTACACGCCCGGCGGCGGCTACAACCCGTCGCCGTAcacgcccggcggcggcggctacaaCCCGACGCCCTCCGGGTGGTACACGCCGCCCAACCAGCTGCCGTCCTACAACACCCCGCCGGGGACGCTCTACCCGCAGGACCCCGGCTTCCGGCCCAACGGCGcgcccggccgcggcgccgccgcgtggcgcgCGGTGGCAGCCTTCCTGGCGGTGGCCGGAGCCCTGGCCTTGTGATCACCCACCGATCGACCGATGGGGAGCCATGGTGATCAAGTGCATGGCGCTTTCAATTTCCGCACCGTGTTAATTAATAATAAGATTAGAGAAGGATATAAATTCGGtaaggattttttttccctcggTGATTCTTGTTGTTCTTGGTGTCGTTGCTGTTGTTAATCGTTCTCGTCGTGTAACTGTGTTGAATCCATCTGTTTATGATCATAGGAAACATGCATGTTCATCAGAATATatgatacatatatatacatctcTGATCAAACTCGAATAGAATGCTCCATGTCTCGGTTGCTTTTGGTATCATATTCTCATGCATAGTGGTGCAATCTGACCTCTGAAATtgtcttcttttgttttcttattAATTCTTTGCTTTTGCGATGGCCTTTTCTTATTTCTAGTTCTAGATGCAACTTTATGCAGCTTCCTTTGCTCGAAAaaaggcttccattccataaccTTTTGCTTGGAAAAAGGCTACCTTGTTCAAGTCCTATTCTTTTCTAGCAATCTGTTCTCCAGTGAAAAATCTTTGCAAGCCCTCTGTGTTTTCTGGCACGAGAAACTAAGGTATTTCTCAATTTATAAAATTTATACTTTGGAGATTTTCTGCCAACGTTAAAGTAAGGAAAAACTTATCCAAAATCAATTGACAGGATGGATGTACGTAGGCACGTAGTACTtagaaaaagaggaaaaatgCTGACCGTTGGATTGTACAAGGGCCAcatcaccttttcttttcttttcttttcttggctGTTTTTCCGACTGAAGGCCATAGTTTAAGAAGGCACCCTTGACTACATGTCAGCTACTCAGTTGTTAATAATTTGGGTTACTGTAATGCTCGGCTTCCCTACCTATTAGTCCCACAAAAATTATCTTTTCTCTGAAGAACTTTAACAGAACTTCACATCCATTTGTCTAATGGCTTTGTCTGAGTTCTCACTAAATGCATTTTGAGATATGGATTAGCCTAATGTAGCTACAAAAAAACATGTACTTTCCGGTGGCCTGTACACGCCGTGGTCTGCTGGTGTACACACACTGCTCTTGGCTGAAGCAGAGGAGACTGGAGAGTGGAGAGGTCCATGTGGGCAAGCATGCGGCATCTCATGTCCCTGTACAAGTGGCCCGGCCGGCGTCGACCGGACCGCGGCCAAGTTAGCTTATCCAAGCTTGGGTTGGCAAATAATCCGGCGAGAGATCGAGAGCATGTCACACGAACGTGTCGATCGGTGTCTGGAGAGATGATGGACGAGAGGCCGAGGCCGTACGTGTGTgaccgcgacgacggcggcgtcgcaCTCGACCGACCGATCGGTGGTTGCGGCGTTGCTGTCAGTGTTAGTACGTACGTTCGTTCCTGAACAGGGCGTGCACCAAGGCTTTAATTTAATCCCCTGTTTGCAACTTTACATTAAGTTTTACAGTACTACCTAATCCACAGAGTATCACTGTGTCGAGTCActtgtaactttttttttccatttcttttGGATATTGGGGGTGCGGGGGCGTGGAAGACCTGCACGCATTTTCCCTCCGGACATATCCGGCCTGCCTGCCACGTAGGGACATAACTAAAGATAGCTCCAAAAGTTCACTTAGGGCAGTTGGAAGACACTAGCCATAGTTTAGACACTACTCTTCCAATACG
This window encodes:
- the LOC101760712 gene encoding uncharacterized protein LOC101760712 — translated: MPPSLRPAAVLLVAAVWLWSAACAAGDDGDITSLLPPGTASPFPFCPVRPAGVSTGPFPWMTPPPPSTATFPQDPGFLPSGACPASASGAVAWLPLLAVFSAFLLPWMYR
- the LOC101761116 gene encoding extensin-like, which encodes MARRSRPCGMQLAVVLALLVAGAAVVADDDEKCGNPCGNPCGVPCIYASPPPPPAPVYSPPPAPVYSPPPAPEYYPPPTPEKPGCPPPPEGGGGGYNPTPYTPGGGYNPSPYTPGGGGYNPTPSGWYTPPNQLPSYNTPPGTLYPQDPGFRPNGAPGRGAAAWRAVAAFLAVAGALAL